One window of Spirulina subsalsa PCC 9445 genomic DNA carries:
- a CDS encoding glycosyltransferase family 4 protein, translating to MKNLRIAWLLTSAFYYWQPTMKSLSQLFPQTTVFTSRWHGYAPGLENSFQVEIVGERKIVALSASKQSYGDNFTYLPLGIIKPLITFTPDVIFSNSFGMWTLLVLLLKPIIRWRVVIAYEGSSPGVDYRHSTPRLALRRLMVRWADACISNSHRGGDYLKTCLNCPPQNLFVHPYEVPLPHVLTVENQTFEQDFKNKVHPPLKKTSDCVFLFVGGIIPRKGLNFLLEACHQLESQGKCNYELWVVGDGGQKAELEQWSEAQGLTERIRWWGRVDYGELGSYFHQADVFVFPTLEDTWGMVVLEALVCGKPVLCSQWAGACELIQEGKNGSVFDPRATDILAQKMALFLEQPSLAATWGEQAKILMEQYSPEQAAQFLSRVAETLCLPPDH from the coding sequence ATGAAAAACTTGCGGATTGCTTGGTTATTAACTTCTGCCTTCTACTATTGGCAACCCACCATGAAGAGTCTCAGTCAACTCTTTCCTCAAACCACGGTGTTCACCAGTCGCTGGCATGGTTATGCACCGGGATTAGAAAATAGCTTTCAGGTGGAAATAGTAGGAGAACGAAAAATTGTCGCCTTATCCGCATCTAAACAAAGTTATGGCGATAACTTTACTTATCTCCCCTTGGGAATTATTAAACCCCTAATCACTTTTACACCCGATGTTATTTTTTCCAATTCTTTTGGAATGTGGACGCTGTTAGTCTTACTGCTAAAACCTATCATAAGATGGCGAGTTGTAATTGCTTATGAGGGAAGTTCTCCGGGAGTAGATTATCGTCATTCGACTCCCCGTTTGGCACTGCGTCGCCTGATGGTTCGTTGGGCTGATGCTTGTATTAGTAATAGTCACCGAGGAGGGGATTATTTAAAAACTTGCTTAAATTGTCCCCCGCAAAACTTGTTTGTTCATCCCTATGAAGTGCCGCTTCCCCATGTTTTAACGGTTGAAAATCAAACCTTTGAACAGGATTTTAAGAATAAGGTACACCCCCCTTTAAAAAAGACCTCAGATTGTGTTTTCCTGTTCGTTGGCGGCATTATTCCCCGCAAAGGGTTAAATTTCCTGTTAGAAGCTTGTCATCAGTTAGAGAGCCAAGGTAAGTGCAATTATGAACTGTGGGTGGTGGGGGATGGTGGGCAGAAAGCGGAATTAGAACAATGGAGTGAGGCGCAAGGATTAACGGAACGGATTCGTTGGTGGGGTCGTGTAGACTATGGAGAATTGGGGTCTTATTTTCATCAAGCCGATGTGTTTGTTTTTCCCACCTTAGAGGATACTTGGGGGATGGTGGTTTTAGAGGCTTTGGTCTGTGGAAAACCCGTTTTGTGTTCCCAATGGGCAGGAGCTTGTGAATTAATTCAAGAGGGCAAAAATGGCTCTGTTTTTGACCCCAGAGCAACGGATATTTTAGCCCAGAAAATGGCTCTATTTTTGGAACAACCCAGTCTGGCGGCTACTTGGGGAGAGCAGGCTAAGATCCTCATGGAACAATATAGCCCAGAACAAGCTGCCCAATTTCTAAGTCGTG